One segment of Hippopotamus amphibius kiboko isolate mHipAmp2 chromosome 4, mHipAmp2.hap2, whole genome shotgun sequence DNA contains the following:
- the LOC130850975 gene encoding cullin-1-like isoform X2 — protein MSSKRSQNPHGLKQTSFDQIWDDLRAGIQQVYARQSMTKSRYMELYTHVYNYCTSVHQSIQAQAAGIPPSKTKKRQVLEEIQKVRSELYKELKEFLNNYLDLFKDGEDLMAESVLKFYTQQWEDYQFSSKVLNGICAYLNRYWGLSKYYKGQKGIYAIYSLALVTWRDCLFGPLNKQVTNAVLKLIEKERNGETINSRLISGAVQSYMELGLNEDDAFAMSPTLTVYKESFESQFLADTERFYIRESTEFLQQNPVTEYMKKAKSRLLEEQWRVQYLHESTQEELARKCKQVLIEKHLEVFHVEFQNLLDADKNEDLGCMYNLVSRIQDGLGELKKLLETHIYNKCLAAIEKCGEAALNDPKIYIQSVLDVHKKYNTLVMLVFNNDAGFVAALDKACSHFINNSAVTEMPQSSSKFPELLAEYCDSLLKKRSKNPEEAELEDTLNQVMAVFKYIEEKDVFQKFYTRMQAKRLVHHNSASDDAETSMISKLKQACGFEYTSKLQRLFQDIGVSKDLNEQFKKHRTNSEPLNSDFSIQVLSSGSWPFQQSCTFALPSELEPSYRCFTAFYASRHSGRKLTWLYQLSEGELVTNCFKNGYTLQASTFQMAILLQYNTEDTCAVQQLMDSTQIKMDILAQVLQILLKLKLLVLEDENANVNEVELKPDTLIKLYLGYKNKKLRVNINVPLKMEQKQEQETTHRNIQEDRKLLIQAAIVRIMKMRKVLKHQHLLGEVLTQLSSRFKPRVPVIKKCIDILIEKEYLSYLERVDGEKDTYSSLA, from the exons ATGTCATCCAAAAGGAGCCAAAATCCCCATGGACTGAAACAGACAAGCTTTGACCAGATCTGGGACGATCTCAGAGCTGGAATCCAGCAAGTGTATGCCAGACAAAGTATGACGAAATCCAGATACATGGAACTCTACACTCACGTTTATAACTATTGCACGAGTGTTCACCAGTCAATCCAAGCTCAAGCAGCTGGTATCCCTccttctaaaacaaaaaagaggcagGTGCTGGAGGAAATTCAGAAAGTTCGCTCAGAATTGTACAAAGAGCTTAAAGAATTTTTGAACAATTACTTAGATCTTTTTAAGGATGGAGAAGATTTGATGGCTGAGAGTGTACTGAAGTTCTACACTCAACAATGGGAAGATTACCAGTTTTCAAGCAAAGTGCTGAATGGGATTTGTGCCTACCTCAATAGATATTGGGGTCTTTCCAAATATTACAAAGGACAAAAAGGAATCTATGCAATCTATTCTCTTGCTTTGGTGACTTGGAGAGATTGTCTTTTCGGGCCATTGAATAAACAGGTAACAAATGCTGTTTTAAAACtgattgagaaggaaagaaatggtgAAACCATCAATTCAAGACTGATAAGTGGAGCTGTACAGTCTTATATGGAACTGGGGCTGAATGAAGATGATGCCTTTGCAATGAGCCCTACGCTAACTGTGTACAAAGAAtcctttgagtctcagtttttgGCTGACACAGAGAGATTTTATATCAGAGAGAGTACCGAATTCTTGCAGCAGAACCCAGTTACTGAATATATGAAAAAGGCAAAGTCTCGTCTCCTGGAGGAGCAGTGGAGAGTCCAGTACCTTCATGAGAGCACCCAGGAAGAGCTAGCCAGGAAGTGTAAGCAGGTGCTCATTGAGAAACACTTGGAGGTTTTCCACGTGGAATTCCAGAATTTATTGGATGCCGACAAAAATGAAGATTTGGGTTGCATGTATAATCTCGTATCTAGAATCCAGGATGGCCTAGGAGAATTGAAAAAACTCCTGGAGACACACATTTATAATAAATGTCTTGCAGCAATTGAAAAGTGTGGAGAAGCTGCTTTAAATGaccccaaaatatatatacagtcaGTGTTGGATGTTCATAAAAAATACAACACCCTGGTCATGTTGGTGTTCAACAATGATGCTGGCTTCGTGGCGGCGCTGGACAAGGCTTGCAGTCACTTCATAAACAACAGTGCAGTTACCGAAATGCCTCAGTCGTCCAGTAAATTCCCTGAGCTGCTGGCTGAATACTGTGACTCCTTGTTGAAGAAGAGGTCCAAGAACCCAGAAGAGGCAGAACTAGAAGACACGCTCAACCAAGTGATGGCGGTCTTCAAGTATATAGAGGAGAAGGACGTGTTTCAAAAGTTCTACACGAGGATGCAGGCCAAAAGGCTTGTCCATCATAACAGTGCAAGTGATGATGCCGAAACAAGCATGATCTCGAAGTTAAAGCAAGCTTGTGGTTTTGAGTATACCTCTAAGCTTCAGCGATTGTTTCAAGACATTGGTGTAAGCAAAGATTTGAACGAGCAGTTCAAAAAGCACCGGACGAATTCAGAGCCACTGAACTCGGATTTCAGTATTCAAGTTCTGAGTTCTGGATCGTGGCCCTTTCAGCAGTCTTGTACGTTTGCCCTGCCTTCAGAATTGGAACCGAGTTATCGGTGCTTCACAGCGTTTTACGCCAGCCGTCACAGTGGCAGAAAATTGACATGGTTATATCAACTGTCTGAAGGAGAATTAGTAACAAACTGCTTCAAAAATGGATACACTTTGCAGGCATCTACTTTCCAGATGGCCATCCTGCTCCAGTACAACACAGAAGACACTTGCGCCGTTCAGCAGCTGATGGACAGCACCCAGATCAAAATGGACATTTTGGCACAAGTCCTACAGATTTTATTGAAGTTGAAGTTACTGGTCTTGGAAGACGAAAATGCAAATGTTAATGAGGTAGAATTGAAGCCAGATAccttaataaaattatatcttggttacaaaaataagaaattaagggTTAACATCAATGTGCCATTGAAAATGGAACAGAAGCAGGaacaagaaaccacacacagaaaCATCCAGGAAGATCGCAAACTACTGATCCAGGCGGCTATTGTGAGAATTATGAAAATGAGGAAGGTTCTAAAACACCAGCATTTACTTGGAGAAGTACTGACTCAGCTGTCCTCAAGATTCAAGCCTCGGGTCCCAGTAATTAAGAAATGCATTGACATTCTGATTGAGAAAGAATAtttgt cataTTTGGAGCGAGTGGATGGTGAAAAGGACACCTACAGTTCCTTGGCTTAA
- the LOC130850975 gene encoding cullin-1-like isoform X1, which translates to MSSKRSQNPHGLKQTSFDQIWDDLRAGIQQVYARQSMTKSRYMELYTHVYNYCTSVHQSIQAQAAGIPPSKTKKRQVLEEIQKVRSELYKELKEFLNNYLDLFKDGEDLMAESVLKFYTQQWEDYQFSSKVLNGICAYLNRYWGLSKYYKGQKGIYAIYSLALVTWRDCLFGPLNKQVTNAVLKLIEKERNGETINSRLISGAVQSYMELGLNEDDAFAMSPTLTVYKESFESQFLADTERFYIRESTEFLQQNPVTEYMKKAKSRLLEEQWRVQYLHESTQEELARKCKQVLIEKHLEVFHVEFQNLLDADKNEDLGCMYNLVSRIQDGLGELKKLLETHIYNKCLAAIEKCGEAALNDPKIYIQSVLDVHKKYNTLVMLVFNNDAGFVAALDKACSHFINNSAVTEMPQSSSKFPELLAEYCDSLLKKRSKNPEEAELEDTLNQVMAVFKYIEEKDVFQKFYTRMQAKRLVHHNSASDDAETSMISKLKQACGFEYTSKLQRLFQDIGVSKDLNEQFKKHRTNSEPLNSDFSIQVLSSGSWPFQQSCTFALPSELEPSYRCFTAFYASRHSGRKLTWLYQLSEGELVTNCFKNGYTLQASTFQMAILLQYNTEDTCAVQQLMDSTQIKMDILAQVLQILLKLKLLVLEDENANVNEVELKPDTLIKLYLGYKNKKLRVNINVPLKMEQKQEQETTHRNIQEDRKLLIQAAIVRIMKMRKVLKHQHLLGEVLTQLSSRFKPRVPVIKKCIDILIEKEYLCGKTFRSLSETLKMLKYVGRAMGFRMSCLSSGGAEGAGRGDYGGIGRGLAVSGGAAPF; encoded by the coding sequence ATGTCATCCAAAAGGAGCCAAAATCCCCATGGACTGAAACAGACAAGCTTTGACCAGATCTGGGACGATCTCAGAGCTGGAATCCAGCAAGTGTATGCCAGACAAAGTATGACGAAATCCAGATACATGGAACTCTACACTCACGTTTATAACTATTGCACGAGTGTTCACCAGTCAATCCAAGCTCAAGCAGCTGGTATCCCTccttctaaaacaaaaaagaggcagGTGCTGGAGGAAATTCAGAAAGTTCGCTCAGAATTGTACAAAGAGCTTAAAGAATTTTTGAACAATTACTTAGATCTTTTTAAGGATGGAGAAGATTTGATGGCTGAGAGTGTACTGAAGTTCTACACTCAACAATGGGAAGATTACCAGTTTTCAAGCAAAGTGCTGAATGGGATTTGTGCCTACCTCAATAGATATTGGGGTCTTTCCAAATATTACAAAGGACAAAAAGGAATCTATGCAATCTATTCTCTTGCTTTGGTGACTTGGAGAGATTGTCTTTTCGGGCCATTGAATAAACAGGTAACAAATGCTGTTTTAAAACtgattgagaaggaaagaaatggtgAAACCATCAATTCAAGACTGATAAGTGGAGCTGTACAGTCTTATATGGAACTGGGGCTGAATGAAGATGATGCCTTTGCAATGAGCCCTACGCTAACTGTGTACAAAGAAtcctttgagtctcagtttttgGCTGACACAGAGAGATTTTATATCAGAGAGAGTACCGAATTCTTGCAGCAGAACCCAGTTACTGAATATATGAAAAAGGCAAAGTCTCGTCTCCTGGAGGAGCAGTGGAGAGTCCAGTACCTTCATGAGAGCACCCAGGAAGAGCTAGCCAGGAAGTGTAAGCAGGTGCTCATTGAGAAACACTTGGAGGTTTTCCACGTGGAATTCCAGAATTTATTGGATGCCGACAAAAATGAAGATTTGGGTTGCATGTATAATCTCGTATCTAGAATCCAGGATGGCCTAGGAGAATTGAAAAAACTCCTGGAGACACACATTTATAATAAATGTCTTGCAGCAATTGAAAAGTGTGGAGAAGCTGCTTTAAATGaccccaaaatatatatacagtcaGTGTTGGATGTTCATAAAAAATACAACACCCTGGTCATGTTGGTGTTCAACAATGATGCTGGCTTCGTGGCGGCGCTGGACAAGGCTTGCAGTCACTTCATAAACAACAGTGCAGTTACCGAAATGCCTCAGTCGTCCAGTAAATTCCCTGAGCTGCTGGCTGAATACTGTGACTCCTTGTTGAAGAAGAGGTCCAAGAACCCAGAAGAGGCAGAACTAGAAGACACGCTCAACCAAGTGATGGCGGTCTTCAAGTATATAGAGGAGAAGGACGTGTTTCAAAAGTTCTACACGAGGATGCAGGCCAAAAGGCTTGTCCATCATAACAGTGCAAGTGATGATGCCGAAACAAGCATGATCTCGAAGTTAAAGCAAGCTTGTGGTTTTGAGTATACCTCTAAGCTTCAGCGATTGTTTCAAGACATTGGTGTAAGCAAAGATTTGAACGAGCAGTTCAAAAAGCACCGGACGAATTCAGAGCCACTGAACTCGGATTTCAGTATTCAAGTTCTGAGTTCTGGATCGTGGCCCTTTCAGCAGTCTTGTACGTTTGCCCTGCCTTCAGAATTGGAACCGAGTTATCGGTGCTTCACAGCGTTTTACGCCAGCCGTCACAGTGGCAGAAAATTGACATGGTTATATCAACTGTCTGAAGGAGAATTAGTAACAAACTGCTTCAAAAATGGATACACTTTGCAGGCATCTACTTTCCAGATGGCCATCCTGCTCCAGTACAACACAGAAGACACTTGCGCCGTTCAGCAGCTGATGGACAGCACCCAGATCAAAATGGACATTTTGGCACAAGTCCTACAGATTTTATTGAAGTTGAAGTTACTGGTCTTGGAAGACGAAAATGCAAATGTTAATGAGGTAGAATTGAAGCCAGATAccttaataaaattatatcttggttacaaaaataagaaattaagggTTAACATCAATGTGCCATTGAAAATGGAACAGAAGCAGGaacaagaaaccacacacagaaaCATCCAGGAAGATCGCAAACTACTGATCCAGGCGGCTATTGTGAGAATTATGAAAATGAGGAAGGTTCTAAAACACCAGCATTTACTTGGAGAAGTACTGACTCAGCTGTCCTCAAGATTCAAGCCTCGGGTCCCAGTAATTAAGAAATGCATTGACATTCTGATTGAGAAAGAATAtttgtgtgggaagacattcaggagtctttctgaaaccttgaaaatgttaaagtatgtgggccgggcgatgggattcagaatgtcctgcttgagcagtggaggagctgagggtgcagggcgtggagactatgggggcataggcagagggttggcggtctctgggggcgcagcccctttctaa